A genomic region of Mus musculus strain C57BL/6J chromosome 7, GRCm38.p6 C57BL/6J contains the following coding sequences:
- the Vmn1r55 gene encoding vomeronasal 1 receptor 55, whose amino-acid sequence MEMLALQILLLCQVVVGTVGNILLFVHNFSPILTDSRLRPIQVILINLAVANAFMLLLLTYSHDMIDLVPKNPPTDLKCKLAHFFHMVARGTNMCSTCVLSTYQFVTLVPGNWARVMFREISPKVVRYSCYSCWLFSVLNNAYIPMNVRGPKKSHNDSDSQGKRMCSISVVNVDMNYLQFSYDIIFIGIMVWTSVSMVIHLNRHHQRMHYIHNPNQSNRGHAETRAAHTILMLVVTFVSLYILNCICVLFHVSFVESRRWLRNVIEFLALSFPTISPLLLIFRDPRGPCSLYFNVGLEIHVTGKVITEEQ is encoded by the coding sequence ATGGAAATGTTGGCTCTTCAGATCCTTTTGCTTTGCCAGGTTGTGGTTGGGACTGTGGGcaacatccttctgtttgtccataatttctctccaATCTTGACTGACTCCAGACTGAGGCCCATACAGGTCATTCTAATCAACTTGGCTGTGGCCAATGCATTCATGCTCCTTCTCTTGACATATTCACATGACATGATTGATTTGGTTCCAAAGAACCCTCCAACTGACCTCAAATGCAAACTTGCACACTTCTTTCACATGGTGGCTCGAGGCACAAACATGTGTTCTACCTGTGTCCTCAGCACCTACCAATTTGTCACTCTTGTTCCTGGTAACTGGGCTAGGGTCATGTTCAGAGAAATATCCCCCAAGGTCGTGAGATACTCTTGTTACAGTTGCTGGTTGTTCAGTGTGTTAAATAATGCTTACATCCCAATGAATGTCAGGGGTCCCAAAAAATCACACAATGACTCTGATTCTCAAGGCAAGAGGATGTGCTCTATCTCTGTGGTCAATGTAGACATGAATTACTTGCAGTTTTCCTATGACATCATATTCATTGgcatcatggtctggaccagtgtctccatggtgaTTCACCTAAATAGACACCACCAGAGAATGCACTACATTCATAATCCCAATCAAAGCAACAGAGGCCATGCTGAAACCAGAGCAGCCCACACCATCCtgatgctggtggtcacatttgtgAGCTTATATATTCTAAAttgtatttgtgttttatttcacgTTTCCTTTGTGGAATCTCGGCGCTGGTTGAGGAATGTCATAGAATTTCTGGCTCTGAGCTTCCCCACCATTTCTCCTTTACTGTTGATCTTTAGGGATCCTAGGGGTCCTTGTTCTCTGTACTTCAATGTTGGGCTTGAAATCCATGTGACTGGCAAAGTCATTACAGAGGAACAGTAA